One genomic window of Magnolia sinica isolate HGM2019 chromosome 3, MsV1, whole genome shotgun sequence includes the following:
- the LOC131238941 gene encoding 2-alkenal reductase (NADP(+)-dependent)-like, translating to HVFSNRCLPQGIDIYFDNVGGAMLDAVLLNMRLHGRITVCGMVSQQSISGAKGIHNLFMLIAKRVRMRGFLRSDYLNLFPQFVDQIINYYKQGKIVYIEDMNEGLESAAAVLVGLFSGKNVGKQVICVSAD from the coding sequence CATGTTTTCTCTAATAGGTGTCTTCCTCAAGGCATCGACATCTATTTTGATAATGTGGGTGGAGCCATGCTTGATGCCGTGCTTCTAAACATGAGATTGCATGGCCGGATCACCGTATGTGGGATGGTATCACAGCAGAGCATCTCTGGTGCTAAAGGAATCCATAACTTGTTCATGCTTATCGCGAAACGAGTAAGGATGCGAGGGTTTCTGCGGAGCGATTATCTGAATCTGTTTCCACAATTTGTGGATCAGATTATCAATTACTACAAGCAAGGGAAAATTGTATACAtagaagacatgaatgaaggcCTTGAAAGTGCTGCAGCAGTCCTTGTGGGGCTATTCTCTGGTAAAAATGTTGGTAAGCAAGTCATATGTGTCTCTGCTGATTGA